In Morococcus cerebrosus, a single genomic region encodes these proteins:
- the serC gene encoding phosphoserine transaminase — protein MSARPIYNFSAGPAVLPEAVLRTAQQEMLDYNSTGFPVMAMSHRSEMFLSILHHAEQDLRTLLNIPSNYKILFLQGGATTQFNMVAMNLAHGFPSADAVVTGNWSRIAYEQMSRLTDAEIRLAAHGGEQFDYIALPPVETWDIDKNSAFVHFVINETVNGLQYQTVPKLSDDLPPLVCDMSSEILSREFDVSDYGLIYAGAQKNIGPAGATVVIIREDLLDRCPDSIPDVFNYRSHLNRDGMYNTPSTYAIYMSGLVFRWLLTQGGVKKIEAINNIKAQTLYDAIDGSGGFYINRIRPDARSKMNVVFQTASAELDRRFVLEAELQGLCLLKGYKTVGGMRASIYNAMPLEGVQALADFMSDFQRRYG, from the coding sequence ATGTCCGCCCGCCCCATCTACAACTTTTCCGCAGGCCCCGCCGTCCTGCCCGAAGCCGTATTGCGTACCGCGCAGCAAGAAATGCTCGACTACAACAGCACAGGCTTCCCCGTCATGGCGATGAGCCACCGCTCGGAAATGTTCCTCAGCATCCTCCATCACGCCGAACAAGACCTGCGCACGCTACTGAACATTCCTTCCAACTACAAAATCCTGTTCCTGCAAGGCGGCGCGACCACGCAATTCAACATGGTTGCGATGAACCTGGCGCATGGCTTCCCGTCCGCCGACGCAGTGGTAACGGGCAACTGGAGCCGCATCGCCTACGAACAAATGAGCCGTCTGACCGATGCCGAAATCCGACTGGCTGCGCACGGCGGCGAACAATTCGACTATATCGCCCTGCCACCCGTCGAAACTTGGGACATAGACAAAAACTCCGCCTTCGTCCACTTCGTCATCAATGAAACCGTCAACGGCCTGCAATACCAAACCGTTCCCAAACTTTCAGACGACCTGCCGCCGCTTGTTTGCGACATGTCCAGCGAAATCCTCTCGCGCGAGTTTGACGTTTCCGACTACGGGCTGATTTACGCGGGCGCACAAAAAAACATCGGCCCCGCCGGCGCAACCGTCGTCATCATCCGCGAAGACCTGCTCGACCGCTGCCCCGACAGCATTCCCGACGTCTTCAACTACCGTTCCCACCTCAACCGCGACGGCATGTACAACACCCCGTCCACCTACGCCATTTATATGTCAGGGTTAGTGTTCCGCTGGCTGCTGACACAAGGCGGCGTGAAGAAAATCGAAGCCATCAACAACATCAAAGCCCAAACGCTTTACGACGCCATCGACGGCAGCGGCGGCTTCTACATCAACCGAATCCGCCCCGATGCCCGCTCGAAAATGAACGTCGTTTTCCAAACCGCCTCAGCCGAACTCGACCGCCGCTTCGTCCTCGAAGCCGAACTGCAAGGCCTGTGCCTGCTCAAAGGCTACAAAACCGTCGGCGGTATGCGCGCCAGCATCTACAACGCCATGCCGCTCGAAGGCGTACAGGCGTTGGCGGACTTTATGAGCGATTTCCAACGGCGTTACGGCTAA
- the rimP gene encoding ribosome maturation factor RimP — MDIQTILEKTLPGLGYELVDFELTAQGTLRVFIDKEGGITVEDCATVSNHLSRVFMVEDIDYKNLEISSPGLDRPLKKAADFVRFAGQQAKIKTRLPVDGQKNFIGRIEGCENDTVTLSFDGKTAQIGLDNIDKARLRPEFKF; from the coding sequence ATGGATATTCAAACAATTCTCGAAAAAACCCTGCCGGGTTTGGGCTATGAACTGGTCGATTTCGAGCTGACTGCGCAAGGCACGCTGCGCGTGTTCATCGATAAGGAAGGCGGGATTACCGTCGAAGACTGCGCGACCGTCAGCAATCATTTGAGCCGCGTGTTCATGGTGGAAGACATCGATTATAAAAATCTGGAAATTTCCAGCCCCGGCCTTGACCGGCCTCTGAAAAAAGCCGCCGATTTCGTGCGCTTTGCAGGACAACAGGCAAAAATCAAAACCCGCCTGCCGGTTGACGGACAAAAGAATTTTATCGGCCGCATCGAGGGTTGTGAAAACGATACCGTAACGCTCTCTTTTGACGGCAAAACCGCGCAAATCGGCTTGGATAATATCGATAAAGCCCGCCTGCGCCCCGAATTTAAATTTTAA
- a CDS encoding IS630 family transposase (programmed frameshift) encodes MAYSADLRNKALNYYEQCKNISQTAATFNLSRNTLYLWIRLKKQTGSLKHQVTGLNAVKLDRQKLAQYVGQHPDAYLHEIAKHFDCTPAAVCYALKQMGMTRKKRPTTYKEQDPAKVTHYLTQLAEFSDYQRVYLDETGFDRYLFRPYARSPKGQIVKAQIRGKRYRRLSLVSAQVGNRLIAPMVYQNTMTGVFFEAWFQQCLLPALTQKSVIILDNARFHRMGVLREMAEKLGHKVLPLAPYSPELNPIEKVWANIKRYLRTVLSDYARFDDALLSYFDFN; translated from the exons ATGGCATACTCTGCGGACTTAAGAAACAAAGCTTTAAACTATTACGAACAATGCAAAAATATCAGCCAAACCGCAGCAACGTTTAACTTGTCAAGAAACACGCTTTACCTGTGGATTCGCCTTAAAAAACAAACAGGCAGCCTAAAACATCAAGTTACCGGTCTAAATGCCGTCAAATTGGATAGGCAAAAACTGGCTCAATATGTTGGGCAACACCCGGATGCCTATCTGCATGAAATCGCCAAACATTTTGATTGTACGCCAGCCGCCGTTTGCTATGCACTCAAACAGATGGGGATGACGCGCAAAAAAAGAC CCACCACTTACAAAGAACAAGACCCGGCCAAAGTAACGCATTATTTGACACAGCTGGCCGAATTTTCCGACTACCAACGTGTTTATTTGGATGAAACAGGATTTGACCGCTACCTGTTCCGTCCCTATGCCCGCAGCCCGAAAGGGCAAATAGTGAAAGCGCAGATAAGAGGAAAAAGATACCGACGCTTATCTCTGGTGTCCGCACAAGTCGGCAACCGGCTGATTGCTCCGATGGTTTATCAAAATACGATGACCGGGGTCTTTTTTGAAGCGTGGTTTCAGCAATGCCTACTGCCCGCATTGACTCAAAAATCGGTGATTATTTTAGATAATGCACGATTTCACCGTATGGGTGTTTTACGGGAAATGGCGGAAAAATTGGGACATAAGGTATTGCCTCTTGCACCTTATTCACCTGAGCTCAACCCGATTGAGAAGGTGTGGGCGAATATTAAGCGGTATCTGCGAACCGTATTGTCTGATTACGCCCGATTTGACGATGCGTTACTGTCCTATTTTGATTTTAATTGA
- a CDS encoding IS30 family transposase has translation MGYTQLTQDERYHIQYLSRHCTIAEIAKQLNRHKSTISREIKRHCIQGQQYSADKAQRQSRLTKQHRRKPYKLDSQLVQHIDTLIRRKLSPEQVCAYLHKHHGITLHHSTIYRYLRQDKSNGGTLWQHLRICSKPYRKRYGSTWTRGKVPDRVGIENRPAIVDRKTRIGDWEADTIVGKNQKSALLTLVERTTRYTIICKLKNLKAEDTARAAIRVLKAYKARVHTITMDNGKEFYQHTKIAKALKAKTYFCRPYHSWEKGLNENTNGLIRQYFPKQTDFRNISDREIRRVQDELNHRPRKTLGYETPSVLFLNLFQPLVP, from the coding sequence ATGGGCTACACACAACTGACCCAAGACGAACGATACCATATCCAATACCTGTCCCGCCACTGCACCATCGCCGAAATCGCCAAACAGCTCAACCGCCACAAAAGCACCATCAGCCGCGAAATCAAGCGGCACTGCATCCAAGGGCAGCAATACAGCGCCGATAAAGCCCAACGGCAAAGCCGGCTGACCAAACAGCACCGGCGAAAACCCTATAAACTCGATTCGCAGCTGGTTCAACACATCGACACCCTTATCCGCCGCAAACTCAGTCCCGAACAAGTATGTGCCTACCTGCATAAACACCACGGGATCACACTCCATCACAGCACTATTTACCGCTACCTCCGCCAAGACAAAAGCAACGGCGGCACTTTGTGGCAACACCTCAGAATATGCAGCAAACCCTACCGCAAACGCTACGGCAGCACATGGACCAGAGGCAAAGTGCCCGACCGCGTCGGCATAGAGAACCGACCTGCTATCGTCGACCGGAAAACCCGCATCGGCGATTGGGAGGCCGACACCATCGTCGGCAAAAATCAGAAAAGCGCGTTATTGACCTTGGTCGAACGCACTACCCGCTACACCATCATCTGCAAATTAAAGAACTTAAAAGCCGAAGACACTGCCCGGGCGGCCATTAGGGTATTAAAGGCATATAAAGCCAGAGTCCACACCATCACCATGGATAACGGCAAAGAGTTCTACCAACACACCAAAATAGCCAAAGCCTTGAAGGCGAAAACCTATTTTTGCCGCCCTTACCATTCTTGGGAGAAAGGGCTGAATGAGAACACCAACGGACTCATCCGGCAATATTTCCCCAAACAGACAGATTTCCGAAACATCAGCGATCGGGAGATACGCAGGGTTCAAGATGAGTTGAACCACCGGCCAAGAAAAACACTTGGCTACGAAACGCCAAGTGTTTTATTCTTAAATCTGTTCCAACCACTGGTACCCTAG
- a CDS encoding glutamine--tRNA ligase/YqeY domain fusion protein, with product MLNKDQFADNHFIRTIIEEDLKSGKHEAIQTRFPPEPNGYLHIGHAKSICLNFGLAYIYDGLCNLRFDDTNPEKENDEYVNAIKEDVEWLGFHWAGEPRFASNYFDQLYDYAVGLIKDGKAYVDDLTPEEMREYRGTLTEAGKNSPYRDRSIEENLDLFTRMKNGEFPDGSKTLRLKIDMASGNINMRDPVIYRIRRAHHHNTGDKWCIYPMYDYTHCISDAIEGITHSLCTLEFEAHRPLYDWVLDNIPAPHATRPRQYEFSRLELLYSITSKRKLNQLVSDGHVTGWDDPRMPTISGMRRRGYTPEGLRLFAKRAGISKSENIVDMSVLEGAIREELENSAPRLMAVLNPLKVTLTNFEAGKTQSRRAAFHPNHEEMGGREIPVSQTIYIEADDFAENPPKGFKRLTPGGEVRLRHGYVIKCDEVVKDAAGNVIELKCSIDHDTLGKNPEGRKVKGVIHWVSAEHAAEIKVRLYDRLFTVERPDAVRGEDGEYLPFTDFLNPESIKEITAYAEPAAKNLPAESRWQFERLGYFVTDRKDHRPEQPVFNRTVTLKDSWQPK from the coding sequence ATGCTCAACAAAGACCAATTCGCGGACAACCATTTCATCCGCACCATCATCGAAGAAGACTTAAAAAGCGGCAAACACGAAGCCATCCAAACCCGCTTCCCGCCCGAACCCAACGGCTACCTGCACATCGGCCACGCCAAATCCATCTGCCTGAACTTCGGTTTGGCTTATATTTACGATGGCTTGTGCAACCTGCGTTTTGACGATACCAATCCTGAAAAAGAAAACGACGAATACGTCAATGCCATCAAAGAAGATGTCGAGTGGCTCGGTTTTCATTGGGCGGGCGAGCCGCGTTTCGCTTCCAATTATTTTGACCAGCTTTACGACTACGCCGTCGGTTTAATCAAAGACGGCAAAGCGTATGTCGATGATTTGACGCCCGAAGAAATGCGCGAATACCGCGGTACGCTGACCGAGGCGGGTAAAAACAGCCCTTACCGCGACCGCAGTATCGAAGAAAACCTCGACCTGTTTACGCGCATGAAAAACGGCGAATTTCCAGACGGCAGCAAAACCCTGCGCCTGAAAATCGACATGGCTTCAGGCAACATCAATATGCGCGACCCCGTCATCTACCGTATCCGCCGCGCCCACCACCACAACACCGGCGACAAATGGTGCATCTACCCGATGTACGACTACACGCATTGCATTTCCGATGCCATCGAAGGCATCACGCATTCCTTGTGTACGCTCGAATTTGAAGCACACCGCCCGCTGTACGACTGGGTGTTGGACAACATCCCCGCGCCGCACGCCACACGTCCGCGCCAATACGAGTTTTCCCGTTTGGAGCTTTTGTATTCCATCACGTCCAAACGCAAGCTGAACCAACTGGTTTCAGACGGCCACGTTACCGGCTGGGACGACCCGCGTATGCCGACCATTTCCGGTATGCGCCGCCGCGGTTACACGCCCGAAGGCCTGCGCCTGTTTGCCAAACGCGCCGGTATTTCCAAATCTGAAAACATCGTCGATATGAGCGTGTTGGAAGGCGCGATTCGCGAAGAGCTGGAAAACTCCGCCCCGCGCCTGATGGCAGTCTTGAACCCGCTCAAAGTGACTCTGACCAACTTTGAAGCCGGCAAAACCCAAAGCCGCCGTGCCGCGTTCCACCCCAATCACGAAGAAATGGGCGGGCGTGAAATCCCCGTGTCCCAAACCATCTACATCGAGGCAGACGACTTTGCCGAAAATCCGCCCAAAGGCTTCAAACGCCTGACCCCGGGCGGCGAAGTACGCCTGCGTCACGGCTATGTCATCAAGTGCGATGAAGTCGTAAAAGACGCGGCGGGCAATGTGATCGAACTCAAATGCAGCATCGACCATGACACCTTGGGCAAAAATCCCGAAGGCAGAAAAGTCAAAGGCGTGATTCACTGGGTTTCCGCCGAACACGCCGCCGAAATCAAAGTCCGCCTGTATGACCGCCTCTTTACCGTCGAGCGTCCCGATGCCGTGCGCGGCGAAGACGGCGAATACCTGCCGTTTACCGATTTCCTCAACCCAGAATCCATTAAGGAAATCACCGCCTACGCCGAACCCGCAGCCAAAAACCTGCCCGCCGAAAGCCGTTGGCAGTTTGAGCGTCTGGGCTATTTCGTGACCGACCGCAAAGACCACCGTCCCGAGCAGCCCGTGTTCAACCGCACGGTCACGCTGAAAGACTCTTGGCAGCCCAAGTAA
- a CDS encoding DeoR/GlpR family DNA-binding transcription regulator: MKPKIQRHEHILALVREQHFMTVEQLAEALDVTPQTIRRDIQELSETRQLKRYHGGASVGDISGGVAQGKRKHCQNEKNAIARLIAAHIPDNSSLFISIGTTMEAVAAELVKQRKNLRIITNNIYVASITSARTDYTVIITSGVVRPLDGGITGVATVDFINQFKVDYAVMSTHGVESDGSLLDYDYKEVSVMQAMMTNARVRYLGVDHSKFNSNALVRLGDIGSFDKVFTDRVPEAAMQKVLGDAGVEWLVAEPVPL, encoded by the coding sequence ATGAAACCGAAAATACAAAGACACGAACACATCCTTGCCCTGGTGCGCGAGCAGCATTTCATGACGGTCGAGCAGCTTGCGGAAGCCTTGGACGTTACCCCGCAGACCATACGCCGCGACATACAGGAATTGAGCGAAACGCGGCAGTTGAAGCGTTACCACGGCGGAGCGTCGGTCGGCGATATTTCTGGCGGCGTGGCGCAAGGTAAGCGAAAACACTGCCAAAATGAAAAAAACGCCATCGCCCGCCTGATTGCCGCCCACATTCCCGACAATTCGTCGCTGTTTATCAGCATAGGCACGACGATGGAAGCCGTTGCCGCCGAGTTGGTCAAGCAGCGTAAAAACCTGCGGATTATCACCAACAATATTTACGTTGCCTCCATCACGTCCGCGCGCACCGACTACACCGTCATCATTACTTCCGGCGTCGTTCGCCCCTTGGACGGCGGGATTACGGGCGTGGCGACGGTCGATTTTATCAATCAGTTTAAAGTCGATTATGCCGTCATGAGTACGCACGGCGTGGAAAGCGACGGCTCGCTTTTGGACTACGACTATAAAGAAGTCAGCGTCATGCAGGCGATGATGACCAATGCGCGGGTCAGGTATTTAGGCGTGGACCACAGCAAATTCAACAGCAATGCCTTGGTCAGGCTGGGCGACATCGGCTCGTTTGACAAAGTATTTACCGACCGCGTACCGGAAGCCGCCATGCAGAAGGTTTTGGGTGATGCGGGCGTAGAATGGCTGGTTGCCGAACCTGTGCCGCTTTGA
- the secA gene encoding preprotein translocase subunit SecA: MLTNIAKKIFGSRNDRLLKQYRKSVAKINALEEQMKALNDADLQAKTAEFKQRLANGQTLDDILVEAFAVCREASRRVLSMRHFDVQLIGGMVLHDGKIAEMRTGEGKTLVATLAVYLNALSGKGVHVVTVNDYLAARDAGIMEPLYNFLGLTVGVIVADMQPFDRQNAYGSDITYGTNNEFGFDYLRDNMVTDQYDKVQRELNFAVVDEVDSILIDEARTPLIISGQADDNIQLYQIMNSLPAHLIRQETEEGEGDYWVDEKAHQVILSEAGHEHAEQILIQMGLLQENDSLYSAANIALMHHLMAALRAHTLFHKDQHYVIQDGEIVIVDEFTGRLMSGRRWSEGLHQAVEAKEGVEIKRENQTLASITFQNYFRLYTKLSGMTGTADTEAFEFQSIYNLETVIIPTNRPVQRKDFNDQIFRSAEEKFEAVVKDIEECHKRGQPVLVGTTSIENSELVSRLLQKAGLPHNVLNAKEHEREALIVAQAGKVGAITVATNMAGRGTDIVLGGNLKHQIEAIQSNENLSDEEKAAQIAALENGWQAEHDQVVAAGGLHIIGTERHESRRIDNQLRGRAGRQGDPGSSRFYLSFEDPLLRLFALDRAAAILNRLAPERGIAIEHGMLTRQIEGAQRKVEGRNFDMRKQVLEYDDVANDQRKVIYHQRNEILNSKDVSDLTKGIREEVISDLVDLYIPPDSMEEQWDIPTLESQLAAEFRLHEDIQAWLKADSTLDNQDIKERLIKRVEEEYAAKVELVGKKPMADFERNVMLQVIDLQWREHLAAMDYLRQGIHLRSYAQKNPKQEYKREAFAMFENLWRGIKHQTASLLASVQIERNTDVEEIAEPAPVGIQTIHSEAPDMEELLGQSQTNLVTEAFDPDGTDFSPEALTAQGRIVHRNDPCPCGSGLKYKQCHGKLS, encoded by the coding sequence ATGCTGACAAACATTGCTAAGAAAATCTTCGGCAGCCGCAATGACCGGCTGCTCAAACAATACCGTAAATCCGTTGCCAAAATCAACGCACTCGAAGAACAAATGAAAGCCTTGAACGATGCGGATTTACAGGCTAAAACAGCCGAATTCAAACAACGTCTTGCCAACGGTCAGACTTTGGACGACATCTTGGTCGAAGCCTTCGCCGTCTGCCGCGAAGCGTCCCGCCGCGTACTTAGTATGCGCCACTTCGACGTACAGCTTATCGGCGGTATGGTGCTGCACGACGGCAAAATCGCCGAAATGCGTACCGGTGAAGGTAAAACCTTGGTCGCCACCCTTGCCGTCTATCTCAACGCCCTGTCCGGCAAAGGCGTGCACGTCGTTACCGTCAACGACTACCTTGCTGCCCGAGACGCAGGCATTATGGAACCGCTCTACAACTTCCTCGGCTTAACCGTCGGCGTCATCGTCGCCGATATGCAGCCGTTTGACCGTCAAAACGCCTACGGCTCCGACATTACCTACGGTACCAACAACGAATTCGGCTTCGACTACCTGCGCGACAACATGGTGACCGACCAATACGACAAAGTTCAGCGCGAATTGAATTTTGCCGTAGTGGACGAAGTGGACTCCATTCTGATTGACGAAGCGCGCACCCCGCTGATTATCTCCGGTCAGGCGGATGACAACATCCAGCTGTACCAAATCATGAACAGCCTTCCCGCGCACCTCATCCGCCAAGAAACCGAAGAAGGCGAAGGCGATTACTGGGTCGATGAAAAAGCACACCAAGTCATCTTGAGCGAAGCGGGTCACGAACACGCCGAACAAATCCTGATTCAAATGGGTTTGCTGCAAGAAAACGACTCCCTCTACTCCGCCGCCAACATCGCCCTGATGCACCACCTCATGGCAGCATTGCGCGCGCATACGTTATTCCATAAAGACCAACACTACGTCATCCAAGACGGCGAAATTGTCATCGTGGACGAATTTACAGGTCGTCTGATGTCCGGCCGCCGCTGGTCCGAAGGCCTGCACCAAGCCGTCGAAGCCAAAGAAGGCGTGGAAATCAAACGCGAAAACCAAACCCTCGCCTCCATCACCTTCCAAAACTACTTCCGCCTGTACACCAAACTCTCCGGCATGACCGGTACCGCCGATACCGAGGCTTTCGAGTTCCAAAGCATCTACAACCTCGAAACCGTCATCATCCCGACCAACCGCCCCGTACAGCGTAAAGACTTCAACGACCAGATTTTCCGTTCTGCCGAAGAAAAATTCGAAGCCGTCGTCAAAGACATCGAAGAATGCCACAAACGCGGGCAGCCCGTCCTCGTCGGTACCACCAGCATCGAAAACTCCGAGCTGGTTTCCCGTCTTCTGCAAAAAGCCGGACTGCCGCACAACGTCCTCAACGCCAAAGAACACGAACGCGAAGCCCTGATTGTCGCCCAAGCCGGTAAAGTCGGCGCCATTACCGTCGCCACCAACATGGCGGGGCGCGGTACCGACATCGTCCTCGGCGGCAACCTCAAGCACCAAATCGAGGCCATCCAGTCCAACGAAAACCTGAGCGACGAAGAAAAAGCCGCACAAATCGCCGCCCTTGAAAACGGCTGGCAGGCAGAACACGACCAAGTGGTCGCGGCAGGCGGCCTGCACATCATCGGCACCGAACGCCACGAAAGCCGTCGCATCGACAACCAATTGCGCGGACGCGCAGGCCGTCAGGGCGACCCCGGCTCCAGCCGCTTCTACCTCTCATTTGAAGACCCGCTGCTGCGCCTCTTTGCGCTCGACCGTGCCGCCGCCATCCTCAACCGCCTCGCACCCGAACGCGGTATCGCCATCGAACACGGCATGCTGACCCGCCAAATCGAAGGCGCGCAACGCAAAGTCGAAGGCCGCAACTTCGACATGCGCAAACAAGTATTGGAATACGACGATGTTGCCAACGACCAACGTAAAGTCATCTACCACCAACGCAACGAAATCCTCAACAGCAAAGACGTCAGCGACCTGACTAAAGGTATCCGCGAAGAAGTCATCAGCGATTTGGTCGATTTGTACATACCGCCCGACAGCATGGAAGAGCAATGGGACATCCCCACACTCGAAAGCCAGCTTGCCGCCGAATTCCGCCTGCACGAAGACATCCAAGCATGGCTCAAAGCAGACAGCACTTTGGACAATCAGGACATCAAAGAGCGTCTGATTAAACGCGTGGAAGAAGAATACGCGGCAAAAGTCGAGCTGGTCGGTAAAAAACCGATGGCGGATTTCGAACGCAACGTCATGCTGCAAGTCATCGACCTGCAATGGCGCGAACACCTTGCCGCCATGGACTACCTGCGCCAAGGCATCCACCTGCGCAGCTATGCCCAGAAAAATCCGAAACAGGAATACAAACGCGAAGCCTTCGCCATGTTTGAAAACCTGTGGCGCGGTATCAAGCATCAAACCGCTTCCCTCTTAGCCTCCGTCCAAATCGAGCGCAACACCGACGTAGAAGAAATTGCCGAACCCGCACCCGTCGGCATCCAAACCATCCACTCCGAAGCGCCCGACATGGAAGAACTGCTCGGACAATCCCAAACTAATTTGGTTACCGAAGCTTTCGACCCCGATGGAACGGATTTCAGCCCCGAAGCGCTGACCGCCCAAGGCCGTATCGTCCACCGCAACGACCCCTGTCCTTGCGGCAGCGGCCTGAAATACAAACAATGCCACGGCAAACTAAGCTGA
- a CDS encoding nitroreductase family protein has translation MDALHLLTTRRSSKKLTAPAPNAEQLEVMLQAATQVPDHGNMRPFRFTVIQSAEGLQRFREILCQTVTELNFGDDVMRKAERVGSMAPMVIGVTFAPNREVAKPKPEWEQMLSAGCAAYGLQLAASAQGFDNVWITGMWVNSPLLREAFGCSDKDKIIGLMMIGSPVEEGGGAKNTDLEQFVTTW, from the coding sequence ATGGACGCTTTACACCTTCTCACCACACGTCGTTCATCTAAAAAACTGACTGCTCCCGCGCCGAACGCAGAGCAACTGGAAGTAATGCTTCAAGCCGCTACGCAGGTTCCCGATCACGGCAATATGCGTCCGTTCCGCTTCACCGTCATTCAAAGCGCGGAAGGATTGCAACGTTTCCGCGAAATTTTGTGCCAAACCGTTACCGAATTAAATTTTGGTGACGATGTTATGAGAAAGGCCGAGCGGGTGGGCAGTATGGCTCCGATGGTTATCGGCGTAACTTTTGCGCCTAATCGCGAAGTGGCGAAGCCCAAACCCGAATGGGAACAGATGTTGAGCGCGGGCTGTGCCGCCTACGGGTTGCAGCTTGCCGCTTCCGCGCAGGGCTTCGACAATGTGTGGATTACGGGAATGTGGGTCAACAGCCCGCTCTTGCGCGAAGCATTCGGTTGTTCGGACAAAGATAAGATTATCGGGCTGATGATGATCGGCTCTCCTGTGGAAGAGGGGGGCGGTGCGAAAAATACCGATTTGGAACAATTCGTAACGACTTGGTAA
- the nusA gene encoding transcription termination factor NusA — MSREMLQLAEALASEKNVEAEVVFQALEFALSTAAKKKADREHMDVRVEIDRDTGEYHTYRRWLIVADEDYTYPDLEKTIEEIQEEIPGTDIQIGDYYEETLPNEGFGRQAAQTAKQIILQRIRDAEREQNLNEFLAVKEDIVSGTVKRVERHGIIVEVVPGKLDALIPREQMIPRENFRGGDRIRALFLRVDEIGNTGRKQVILSRTSGDFLAKLYEMEVPEIADGLLEIREVARDPGQRAKVAVKANDQRIDPQGTCIGVRGSRVNAVSNELAGERIDVVLWSSETAEFVMNALSPAEVSRIVIDDDKHAVDVIVAEDQLALAIGRGGQNVRLASDLTGWQLNIMTVEEADERTAAEDAAIRDLFTAHLNIDDETADILVEEGFATLEEVAYVPAAELLAIEGFDEEIVETLRNRARDAILTIAIASEEKLEEVSDDMRNLDGVDSDMLRKLAEAGVTTRDDLAELAVDELIEITGVDEEAAKKVILAAREHWFTEEN; from the coding sequence ATGAGTCGCGAAATGTTGCAACTTGCTGAAGCGTTGGCAAGCGAGAAAAACGTTGAAGCGGAAGTGGTGTTCCAAGCATTGGAATTTGCCCTTTCTACCGCAGCCAAGAAAAAAGCCGACCGCGAGCACATGGATGTGCGCGTCGAAATCGACCGCGATACCGGCGAATACCATACTTACCGCCGCTGGCTGATTGTTGCCGACGAGGATTACACCTATCCCGACCTGGAAAAAACCATCGAAGAAATCCAAGAAGAAATTCCGGGTACCGACATTCAAATCGGCGACTACTACGAAGAAACGCTGCCGAACGAAGGCTTTGGCCGCCAAGCCGCGCAAACTGCCAAACAAATCATCCTGCAACGCATCCGCGATGCCGAGCGCGAGCAAAATCTGAACGAGTTCTTGGCTGTTAAAGAAGACATCGTTTCCGGTACGGTAAAACGCGTAGAGCGCCACGGCATCATCGTCGAAGTCGTTCCGGGCAAGCTGGACGCGCTGATTCCGCGCGAACAAATGATTCCGCGCGAAAACTTCCGCGGCGGCGACCGTATCCGCGCGCTGTTTTTGCGTGTGGACGAAATAGGCAACACCGGCCGCAAACAAGTTATCCTCAGTCGTACTTCGGGCGATTTCCTTGCGAAGCTGTACGAAATGGAAGTACCTGAAATTGCAGACGGCTTGTTGGAAATCCGCGAAGTGGCACGCGACCCGGGCCAACGTGCGAAAGTGGCGGTTAAAGCCAACGACCAACGTATCGATCCGCAAGGTACCTGTATCGGCGTGCGCGGCTCCCGTGTGAACGCCGTCAGCAACGAATTGGCAGGCGAGCGCATTGATGTGGTGCTGTGGTCGTCTGAAACTGCCGAGTTCGTGATGAACGCGCTGTCTCCTGCCGAAGTCAGCCGCATCGTGATTGACGATGACAAACACGCGGTTGATGTGATCGTCGCCGAAGACCAGCTTGCGCTCGCCATTGGCCGCGGCGGTCAAAACGTGCGCTTGGCATCTGATTTGACAGGTTGGCAGTTGAACATCATGACTGTCGAAGAAGCAGACGAACGCACTGCTGCCGAAGACGCAGCCATCCGCGACCTCTTTACCGCGCATCTGAACATCGACGACGAAACCGCCGATATTTTGGTGGAAGAAGGTTTTGCCACGCTGGAAGAAGTTGCTTACGTTCCGGCTGCCGAACTGCTCGCCATCGAAGGTTTTGACGAAGAAATCGTCGAAACCCTGCGCAACCGCGCCCGCGATGCGATTCTGACCATAGCGATTGCGTCCGAAGAGAAGCTGGAAGAAGTTTCAGACGACATGCGCAATCTGGACGGCGTAGATTCCGATATGCTCCGCAAACTGGCGGAAGCCGGCGTAACCACCCGCGACGATTTGGCGGAACTGGCCGTTGACGAACTGATTGAAATAACCGGTGTAGATGAAGAAGCGGCGAAAAAAGTGATTCTTGCCGCCCGCGAACACTGGTTTACCGAAGAGAACTAA